One Allostreptomyces psammosilenae DNA segment encodes these proteins:
- a CDS encoding ABC transporter permease: MPAVALLAVPLLLALFGPLFAGPPGPRGVAFQPPGDGHWLGTDFTGRDVWREVLLGGRTVVLVAACAVGVAYAAALPVGLAAALTGRRRVEDALLRPLDVLMAIPSLLVLLLVSARLTPGPAALVFLVALVNVPDVARVVRGAAAEIAARPVVEAMRLQGESRWRIAVGYVARSMLRTVAADAGTRLTGALYLVATASFLGVGVAPDASDWAVMVDRNRTGMLIQPWGVVVPALLVTALTVGVNLFFDAALHRRAGRAAAGTRATGSAARRGRPDRKGRGEAGTP, from the coding sequence CTGCCGGCGGTCGCGCTGCTCGCCGTGCCGCTGCTGCTGGCCCTGTTCGGCCCGCTGTTCGCCGGCCCGCCCGGGCCGCGCGGCGTCGCCTTCCAGCCGCCGGGCGACGGCCACTGGCTCGGCACCGACTTCACCGGGCGGGACGTCTGGCGGGAGGTGCTGCTGGGCGGTCGCACGGTGGTGCTGGTCGCCGCCTGCGCGGTGGGCGTCGCGTACGCCGCCGCGCTGCCCGTGGGCCTGGCCGCGGCGCTCACCGGCCGCCGCCGCGTGGAGGACGCCCTGCTGCGCCCGCTGGACGTGCTGATGGCCATCCCCTCGCTGCTGGTGCTGCTGCTGGTCTCGGCCCGGCTCACCCCGGGGCCGGCCGCGCTGGTGTTCCTGGTGGCGCTGGTCAACGTGCCGGACGTGGCCCGGGTGGTGCGCGGCGCGGCGGCGGAGATCGCCGCACGGCCGGTGGTGGAGGCGATGCGGCTCCAGGGCGAGAGCCGGTGGCGGATCGCCGTGGGCTACGTGGCCCGCTCGATGCTGCGGACCGTGGCCGCCGACGCCGGCACCCGGCTCACCGGCGCCCTCTACCTGGTCGCCACGGCGAGCTTCCTCGGCGTCGGGGTCGCCCCGGACGCCTCGGACTGGGCCGTCATGGTCGACCGGAACCGCACCGGGATGCTGATCCAGCCGTGGGGCGTGGTGGTGCCGGCGCTCCTGGTCACGGCGCTGACCGTGGGCGTCAACCTGTTCTTCGACGCGGCGCTGCACCGGCGCGCCGGCCGGGCGGCGGCCGGCACGCGGGCGACCGGCTCCGCGGCGCGGCGGGGACGACCGGACCGGAAGGGGAGAGGGGAGGCGGGGACACCATGA
- a CDS encoding cytochrome P450 → MPEASSTTTWEPITLPTARRGGCPFDPPPELARLREERPLRRLSFPDGHLGWLVTSHALARTVMADPRFSARMELRHTPIHRPVAERLTSRPAPPGFFIAMDPPDHTHYRRLLTGQFTVRRMNQLHPWIERVVEEHLDAMEQAGPPVDLVEAFALPIPSLVICELLGVPYADRDDFQRHSSTMVRLDTGADEGMAAMAALTAYLRELAVRKRAEPTDDMLSGLAAHQELNEDELAGMALLLLVAGHETTANMIGLGTFALLQHPAQAEALRSDPALTDGAVEELMRYLTVIHNGTGRAALEDVELDGELIREGENVWVSLSAANRDPARFSDPDELDLGRAASGHLGFGHGVHQCLGQQLARIELRSALPALFRRFPTLRLAVPAEEVPTRTDMNIYGVHRLPVAW, encoded by the coding sequence ATGCCTGAGGCCTCGTCCACCACGACCTGGGAGCCGATCACGCTCCCCACCGCACGGCGCGGTGGCTGCCCGTTCGACCCCCCGCCGGAGCTGGCACGGCTGCGCGAGGAGCGGCCGCTGCGCCGGCTGTCCTTCCCCGACGGCCACCTCGGATGGCTGGTCACCAGCCACGCGCTGGCCCGCACGGTGATGGCCGACCCGCGCTTCAGCGCCCGGATGGAGTTACGGCACACGCCCATCCACCGGCCCGTCGCCGAGCGGCTGACCAGCCGACCGGCGCCCCCCGGGTTCTTCATCGCGATGGACCCGCCGGACCACACCCACTACCGCCGGCTGCTCACCGGCCAGTTCACCGTGCGGCGGATGAACCAGCTGCACCCGTGGATCGAACGCGTCGTGGAGGAACACCTCGACGCCATGGAGCAGGCCGGACCGCCGGTCGACCTGGTGGAGGCGTTCGCGCTGCCAATCCCCTCGCTGGTGATCTGCGAACTGCTGGGCGTGCCCTACGCCGACCGCGACGACTTCCAGCGGCACAGCAGCACCATGGTGCGGCTGGACACCGGCGCCGACGAGGGGATGGCCGCCATGGCCGCCCTGACCGCCTACCTGCGGGAACTCGCCGTCCGCAAGCGCGCCGAACCGACCGACGACATGCTCAGCGGCCTGGCCGCCCACCAGGAGCTGAACGAGGACGAGCTGGCCGGCATGGCGCTGCTGCTGCTGGTCGCCGGCCACGAGACCACGGCCAACATGATCGGCCTGGGCACCTTCGCGCTGCTCCAGCACCCGGCGCAGGCCGAGGCGCTGCGCTCCGACCCCGCCCTGACCGACGGGGCGGTGGAGGAGCTGATGCGCTACCTCACGGTCATCCACAACGGCACCGGGCGGGCGGCCCTGGAGGACGTCGAACTCGACGGCGAGCTGATCCGGGAGGGGGAGAACGTCTGGGTGTCGCTGTCCGCCGCCAACCGGGATCCGGCCCGGTTCAGCGACCCCGACGAACTGGACCTCGGCCGGGCGGCCAGCGGCCACCTGGGCTTCGGCCACGGTGTGCACCAGTGCCTGGGGCAGCAACTGGCCCGGATCGAGCTGCGCAGCGCCCTGCCGGCACTGTTCCGGCGCTTCCCGACGCTGCGGCTCGCGGTGCCGGCCGAGGAGGTCCCCACCCGCACTGACATGAACATCTACGGGGTGCACCGGCTCCCGGTGGCCTGGTGA
- a CDS encoding sensor histidine kinase produces MTPSGGTTGRSARALRPRHVGLGAGVRIGRWSLRARLLWLSAALLALGLALSNTLVIDALHRNLVSRVDEQLLPLGQVLSRPLVSLIIEGREGTGAPEPDLPSGAELVGGADLELDLLSTLYVARFAPDGTVDQVLRLTGPQGSGPDLPTLDAAAVSRFEGRPFDVPALDGSTTWRVVALPFTTRTDATGTDPTGGTGSTGGTGPGATTPTTGTTDTTDTTGATGATGEGRGPAAAGGEGSLVVATSLNNVDATIRQLRLYCLVIGAVTLAVVTAAGWFAVSAGLRPLRQVERTASAIADGDLSRRIPELAAPGTEVGRLSASLNGMLGQIERAFSAREASEARMRRFVSDVSHELRTPLFGIKGFSELYRMGGLPERTDVDQAMARIENESARLARLVEDLLLLARIDEHTGGAQTLPLRPAPMDLRTLAADARGDLRALDPSRPVRLTGPQPEPESEPEPERESEREREPEPERGGEPGPPGPAPVLGDEARLRQVVTNLVGNAAAHTPAGTAVRIGVGTVGGEAVWEIADEGPGLPADQAERVFDRFYRGDDSRTRVGGGGAGLGLSIARSLVELHGGRIELRTAPGRGATFRVVLPLAPTDQPGPD; encoded by the coding sequence GTGACGCCCTCCGGCGGGACGACCGGGCGGAGCGCCCGGGCCCTCCGGCCGCGCCACGTCGGCCTCGGCGCCGGCGTCCGGATCGGGCGCTGGTCGCTGCGCGCCCGGCTGCTCTGGCTGAGCGCCGCCCTGCTCGCCCTCGGTCTCGCGCTGAGCAACACGCTGGTCATCGACGCGCTCCACCGCAACCTGGTGAGCCGGGTGGACGAGCAGCTGCTGCCGCTCGGCCAGGTGCTGTCCCGCCCGTTGGTGTCCCTGATCATCGAGGGACGCGAGGGCACCGGCGCGCCCGAACCCGACCTGCCCAGCGGGGCCGAGCTGGTGGGTGGCGCCGACCTGGAACTCGACCTGCTCAGCACCCTCTACGTGGCCCGGTTCGCCCCGGACGGCACGGTGGACCAGGTGCTGCGGCTCACCGGGCCGCAGGGCTCCGGCCCGGACCTGCCGACGCTGGACGCCGCCGCCGTCTCCCGCTTCGAGGGACGGCCCTTCGACGTCCCGGCGCTGGACGGCTCGACCACCTGGCGGGTGGTGGCGCTGCCCTTCACCACCCGGACCGACGCCACCGGCACCGATCCCACCGGCGGCACCGGGAGCACGGGCGGCACCGGCCCGGGGGCCACCACCCCGACCACCGGCACGACCGACACAACCGACACAACCGGCGCGACCGGCGCGACCGGCGAGGGGCGAGGGCCCGCGGCGGCCGGCGGCGAGGGCAGCCTGGTGGTGGCCACCTCGCTGAACAACGTGGACGCGACGATCCGCCAGCTACGGCTGTACTGCCTGGTCATCGGCGCCGTCACGCTGGCCGTGGTCACCGCGGCCGGCTGGTTCGCGGTCTCCGCCGGGCTGCGCCCGCTGCGGCAGGTGGAGCGGACCGCCTCGGCGATCGCCGACGGGGACCTCTCCCGCCGGATACCGGAGCTGGCCGCCCCGGGAACCGAGGTGGGCCGGCTGTCGGCGTCGCTGAACGGCATGCTGGGGCAGATCGAGCGGGCGTTCTCCGCCCGTGAGGCCTCCGAGGCGCGGATGCGGCGGTTCGTCTCGGACGTCAGCCACGAACTGCGCACCCCGCTGTTCGGGATCAAGGGGTTCAGCGAGCTCTACCGGATGGGCGGACTGCCGGAGCGGACGGACGTCGACCAGGCGATGGCGCGGATCGAGAACGAGTCGGCGCGGCTGGCCCGGCTGGTGGAGGACCTGCTGCTGCTGGCCCGGATCGACGAGCACACCGGCGGCGCGCAGACGCTGCCGCTGCGCCCGGCGCCCATGGACCTGCGGACGCTGGCCGCCGACGCCCGGGGGGACCTGCGGGCGCTGGACCCGAGCCGCCCGGTGCGGCTCACCGGCCCCCAACCGGAGCCGGAATCGGAGCCGGAGCCGGAACGGGAGTCGGAACGGGAACGGGAGCCCGAGCCGGAGCGGGGCGGCGAGCCGGGGCCGCCCGGGCCGGCCCCGGTGCTGGGTGACGAGGCCCGGTTGCGCCAGGTCGTCACCAACCTGGTGGGCAACGCGGCGGCGCACACCCCGGCCGGGACGGCGGTGCGGATCGGCGTGGGGACCGTCGGCGGCGAGGCCGTGTGGGAGATCGCCGACGAGGGGCCGGGGCTGCCGGCGGACCAGGCCGAGCGGGTCTTCGACCGCTTCTACCGGGGCGACGACTCGCGCACCCGGGTCGGCGGCGGCGGTGCCGGCCTGGGGTTGTCGATCGCCCGCTCGCTGGTGGAGCTGCACGGCGGCCGGATCGAGCTGCGGACGGCGCCCGGGCGGGGCGCGACCTTCCGGGTGGTGCTGCCGCTCGCCCCGACCGATCAGCCCGGGCCCGACTGA
- a CDS encoding ABC transporter permease, with amino-acid sequence MTGLAHFAVRRLALGLLQTAAVVVLVFVLTEALPGDAAVALAGDQPDPARVEAIRQAMRLDEPAAQRFADWVLGLLRGDLGTSLVSGRPVSSYLAGGLGPTLLLAGITLALLVPLSLVLGVAAAGREGGPLDRAISTVTVGLYAVPEFALGILLITVVALRGGLLPPTAVGAGGDLLAQPAVLVLPVAVLLARPVCSLSRLVRAGMVEALASDYVRHARRQGLGEARVRYAHALPNALAPAVQQLARTTDWLLCGVIVVEALFVIPGLGTLLVEAVAARDVPVVQGLAVVFGLVTVVVNLAADLVVHRLAPRGEVVA; translated from the coding sequence GTGACGGGCCTCGCCCACTTCGCCGTCCGGCGACTGGCCCTCGGGCTCCTGCAGACCGCCGCCGTGGTGGTGCTGGTCTTCGTGCTCACCGAGGCGCTGCCCGGCGACGCCGCCGTGGCGCTGGCCGGCGACCAGCCCGACCCCGCCCGGGTGGAGGCGATCCGCCAGGCCATGCGGCTGGACGAGCCGGCGGCGCAGCGGTTCGCCGACTGGGTGCTCGGGCTGCTCCGCGGCGACCTGGGCACCTCGCTGGTCAGCGGCCGGCCGGTCAGCTCCTACCTGGCCGGCGGGCTCGGCCCCACGCTGCTGCTCGCCGGGATCACCCTGGCGCTGCTGGTGCCGCTCTCCCTGGTGCTCGGCGTGGCCGCCGCCGGGCGGGAGGGCGGGCCGCTGGACCGGGCGATCAGCACGGTCACCGTCGGCCTGTACGCCGTGCCCGAGTTCGCCCTCGGCATCCTGCTGATCACGGTGGTCGCGCTCCGCGGCGGCCTGCTGCCGCCGACCGCCGTCGGCGCCGGCGGTGACCTGCTCGCCCAGCCGGCGGTGCTGGTGCTGCCGGTGGCGGTGCTGCTGGCCCGGCCGGTCTGCTCGCTCAGCCGGCTGGTGCGCGCCGGCATGGTGGAGGCGCTGGCCTCCGACTACGTGCGGCACGCCCGCCGGCAGGGCCTCGGCGAGGCGCGGGTGCGGTACGCCCACGCGCTGCCGAACGCGCTCGCCCCGGCCGTGCAGCAACTGGCCCGCACCACCGACTGGCTGCTGTGCGGGGTGATCGTGGTGGAGGCGCTGTTCGTGATCCCCGGGCTGGGCACGCTGCTGGTCGAGGCGGTCGCGGCGCGCGACGTGCCGGTGGTGCAGGGGCTGGCCGTGGTGTTCGGCCTGGTCACGGTGGTGGTCAACCTGGCCGCCGACCTGGTCGTGCACCGGCTGGCGCCGCGCGGGGAGGTGGTCGCGTGA
- a CDS encoding ferredoxin encodes MELEIDRERCVGGGMCALTAPRVFDQSEEDGLVVLTAPPEPEDLDAVREAVQLCPASALTLREE; translated from the coding sequence ATGGAGCTGGAGATCGACCGCGAACGGTGCGTCGGCGGCGGGATGTGCGCCCTCACCGCGCCACGGGTGTTCGACCAGAGCGAGGAGGACGGCCTGGTGGTGCTGACCGCGCCGCCGGAGCCGGAGGACCTCGACGCCGTGCGGGAGGCCGTGCAGCTCTGCCCGGCCTCGGCGCTCACGCTCCGCGAGGAGTGA
- a CDS encoding class I SAM-dependent methyltransferase produces MPAPATPGTPAPAAPAPAGANHLTDHPELYEARFPDPDHLAARFADELLRRHGAPGRRLLDAGCGTGRDAAHLAALGWHVTGIDTSHAMLDHARAHHPGPTYLHADLRSFHLPGTPARPDPGGADPGGTDPGGAVLDAVICMDSAMLYCHDNAELAGFLDSCRRHLAPGGLLLAEMRNGAFFLGNTELLDGPRRHSFRWQGVTHTSVTELRIDHRAQLLRRTRVWTADDGSPPLEQHSAWRLLFPRELEHFLDVAGFDTLALFDGPGPRTEPPWRPGAAPADTLHGDRLHLLARRR; encoded by the coding sequence GTGCCCGCCCCGGCCACCCCGGGGACACCCGCCCCGGCGGCGCCCGCCCCGGCGGGGGCCAACCACCTCACCGACCACCCCGAGCTGTACGAGGCGCGCTTCCCGGACCCGGACCACCTCGCCGCCCGGTTCGCCGACGAACTGCTGCGCCGTCACGGCGCGCCCGGGCGGCGGCTGCTCGACGCCGGCTGCGGCACCGGCCGGGACGCCGCGCACCTGGCGGCGCTCGGCTGGCACGTCACCGGCATCGACACCTCCCACGCCATGCTCGACCACGCCCGCGCGCACCACCCCGGCCCCACCTACCTGCACGCGGACCTGCGCTCCTTCCACCTCCCCGGCACCCCCGCCCGCCCCGATCCGGGCGGCGCCGATCCGGGCGGCACCGATCCGGGCGGCGCCGTCCTCGACGCCGTCATCTGCATGGACAGCGCCATGCTCTACTGCCACGACAACGCCGAGCTCGCCGGCTTCCTGGACAGCTGCCGGCGCCACCTGGCCCCCGGCGGGCTGCTGCTGGCCGAGATGCGCAACGGCGCCTTCTTCCTCGGCAACACCGAACTGCTCGACGGGCCCCGCCGGCACTCCTTCCGCTGGCAGGGGGTCACCCACACCTCCGTCACCGAACTGCGGATCGACCACCGCGCCCAACTGCTCCGCCGCACCCGGGTGTGGACCGCCGACGACGGCTCCCCGCCGCTGGAGCAGCACTCCGCCTGGCGGCTGCTCTTCCCGCGCGAGCTCGAACACTTCCTGGACGTCGCCGGGTTCGACACCCTCGCGCTCTTCGACGGCCCCGGACCGCGCACCGAGCCACCCTGGCGCCCCGGCGCGGCACCCGCCGACACCCTGCACGGCGACCGGCTGCACCTGCTGGCCCGCCGTCGCTGA
- a CDS encoding ABC transporter ATP-binding protein → MTTPRGGTGVGPERVGPEPGRSERGEAEPAGPEPGGADRGPVPGASDAGRTGPSSKGTEATEATEAAEATEATEATEDTAATEDTAALGPAPGDDPPVAELDGLRVEVDGKVLVDGVSLRVAAGRALAIVGPSGSGKSTTGLALLGEYPAGAAVGGRVSVQGLPGYVPQHPGAVLNPVRRIGGTLRDTARRHLGPGSRAELRRRVLDAMERASLPEPEALLRRFPHQLSGGQQQRVVLAQALLARPRLIVADEPTTGQDALTRQAVVAEFAAVLRQGIALVLLSHDLAVVRALADEVVVLREGRVVEAGPTERVFGRPQHEWTRRLLAAEPRLEPPKELDDPGTTAPRVPGPRPEAPVADGAPAVPGRGDVPKLAAAGLSAVHRSTRGATAPPAGGDPAGDRGGDGGGTGRRFGGRRPTTALHPVDLALDPGECLALVGRSGSGKTTLARCLAGLHRPHSGAVLLDGRALPPVRRRTPEQLAAVQYVFQDARASFDEYRTVLAQISRTAVRLRGRGAGEAAAEAAEALRGVGLDPVEIGERLPRGLSGGELQRAALARALLARPSVLICDEITSGLDGVTQDGILALLTRLRERTGTALLVISHDLAVVGRLADRIAVLEAGRIVETGPADRVLHEPRHPFTRALLAAGDLPGAAD, encoded by the coding sequence ATGACGACTCCGCGAGGCGGTACCGGCGTCGGCCCGGAACGGGTCGGCCCCGAACCGGGCCGGTCGGAGCGCGGTGAGGCGGAACCCGCCGGGCCGGAGCCCGGCGGGGCGGACCGCGGGCCGGTGCCCGGCGCGTCCGACGCCGGCCGCACCGGGCCGTCCTCCAAGGGCACCGAGGCCACTGAGGCCACTGAGGCCGCCGAGGCCACTGAGGCCACTGAGGCCACTGAGGACACGGCGGCCACTGAGGACACGGCGGCCCTTGGGCCCGCCCCCGGTGACGACCCGCCGGTGGCCGAGCTGGACGGGCTCCGCGTCGAGGTGGACGGCAAGGTGCTGGTGGACGGCGTGTCGCTGCGGGTCGCGGCCGGCCGCGCCCTGGCCATCGTCGGCCCGTCCGGCAGCGGGAAGTCCACCACCGGGCTCGCCCTGCTCGGCGAGTACCCGGCCGGTGCCGCCGTCGGCGGCCGGGTGAGTGTCCAGGGCCTGCCGGGCTACGTGCCGCAGCACCCGGGCGCGGTGCTGAACCCGGTGCGCCGGATCGGCGGCACCCTCCGCGACACCGCGCGCCGTCACCTCGGGCCCGGCTCCCGGGCGGAGCTGCGCCGTCGGGTGCTGGACGCCATGGAACGCGCCTCGCTGCCGGAGCCGGAGGCGCTGCTGCGCCGCTTCCCGCACCAGCTCTCCGGCGGCCAGCAGCAGCGCGTGGTGCTCGCGCAGGCGCTGCTCGCCCGGCCGCGGCTGATCGTCGCCGACGAGCCGACCACCGGCCAGGACGCGCTGACCCGGCAGGCCGTGGTCGCGGAGTTCGCCGCCGTGCTGCGGCAGGGCATCGCGCTGGTGCTGCTCAGTCACGACCTGGCGGTGGTGCGGGCGCTGGCCGACGAGGTGGTGGTGCTGCGCGAGGGACGGGTGGTGGAGGCCGGCCCGACGGAGCGGGTGTTCGGCCGCCCGCAGCACGAGTGGACCCGGCGGCTGCTGGCCGCCGAGCCCCGCCTGGAGCCGCCCAAGGAGCTCGACGACCCCGGGACCACCGCGCCGCGGGTGCCGGGGCCGCGCCCGGAGGCGCCGGTGGCAGACGGCGCCCCGGCCGTGCCGGGGCGCGGGGACGTCCCGAAGCTGGCCGCCGCCGGACTCAGCGCCGTGCACCGCTCCACGCGCGGGGCCACCGCCCCACCGGCCGGGGGCGACCCTGCCGGAGACCGGGGTGGGGACGGGGGCGGGACCGGGCGGAGGTTCGGCGGGCGCCGCCCGACCACCGCGCTGCATCCGGTGGACCTCGCCCTCGACCCCGGCGAGTGCCTGGCCCTGGTGGGCCGCTCCGGCAGTGGGAAGACCACGCTCGCCCGCTGCCTGGCCGGCCTGCACCGGCCGCACTCCGGGGCGGTGCTGCTGGACGGCCGGGCGCTGCCCCCCGTCCGTCGGCGCACCCCCGAGCAGCTCGCCGCCGTGCAGTACGTGTTCCAGGACGCCCGGGCCTCCTTCGACGAGTACCGGACGGTGCTGGCGCAGATCTCCCGGACGGCCGTCCGGCTGCGCGGGCGCGGCGCCGGCGAGGCGGCGGCGGAGGCGGCGGAGGCCCTGCGCGGCGTCGGGCTGGATCCGGTGGAGATCGGGGAACGCCTGCCGCGCGGCCTCTCCGGCGGGGAGCTGCAACGGGCGGCGCTGGCCCGGGCGCTGCTCGCCCGGCCGTCCGTGCTGATCTGCGACGAGATCACCTCCGGGCTGGACGGCGTCACCCAGGACGGCATCCTGGCGCTGCTCACCCGGCTGCGCGAGCGGACCGGGACGGCGCTGTTGGTGATCAGTCACGACCTCGCCGTGGTGGGCCGGCTGGCGGACCGGATCGCCGTCCTGGAGGCCGGCCGGATCGTCGAGACCGGGCCGGCGGACCGGGTGCTCCACGAGCCCCGACACCCGTTCACCCGTGCCCTGCTCGCCGCCGGCGACCTCCCCGGGGCGGCTGACTGA
- a CDS encoding ABC transporter substrate-binding protein, whose protein sequence is MTTPHTPRARHTRRAFLGAAGGAAALTTLAAAGCSAGSTSGTPEPGTDAAGSPRRGGRLRATFAGGGASETLDPHRTNLFVEAARAKALFDKLADFGSDMSPQPRLAESWEPSTDATRWTVRLREAVFTDGTPLTAADVLHSYRRITDPEGAFRARASLESIDLDASRAVDDRTVEFVLKHPYAEFPNALAAFGAYIVKDGAEDFTEPVGTGPFRFVSFTPGSSMVAARHDAYWDGAPYLDEIEFLVANEETARINALLGGQVEYAHELTPTTARTHEGGGQVTVVRLPRSAMQAFVMKTDRAPFDDPRVREAFFLIADRQQLVDSALAGAGEIGNDLFGKGYQYYADSIPQRTRDLDRARALLREAGAENLTVRLDTSEVAAGFVEAATVFAEQAAEAGVTVEVVMGNKDTYWSDILDSGQLCCYRSGSMPIESHISQRLLTDSTTNASKWQREDFDALYEQAQATLDEAARTDLYARMQRTLHAEGGFLVWGFADWIIATANNVGGVDREAPANSLGWARFDKVWLA, encoded by the coding sequence ATGACCACACCGCACACGCCCCGCGCCCGGCACACCCGCCGCGCCTTCCTCGGCGCCGCCGGCGGCGCCGCCGCCCTGACCACCCTCGCCGCCGCCGGCTGCTCCGCCGGCTCCACCTCCGGCACCCCGGAACCCGGCACGGACGCGGCCGGCTCGCCCAGACGCGGCGGCCGGCTGCGCGCCACCTTCGCCGGCGGCGGCGCCAGCGAGACCCTCGACCCGCACCGGACCAACCTGTTCGTGGAGGCCGCCCGGGCCAAGGCCCTGTTCGACAAGCTCGCCGACTTCGGCAGCGACATGTCCCCGCAGCCCCGGCTCGCCGAGTCCTGGGAGCCCAGCACGGACGCCACCCGCTGGACCGTGCGGCTGAGGGAGGCCGTCTTCACCGACGGCACCCCGCTCACCGCCGCCGACGTCCTCCACAGCTACCGCCGGATAACCGACCCGGAGGGCGCCTTCCGCGCCCGGGCCAGCCTGGAGTCCATCGACCTCGACGCCAGCCGCGCCGTCGACGACCGCACCGTGGAGTTCGTCCTCAAGCACCCCTACGCGGAGTTCCCTAACGCCCTGGCCGCCTTCGGCGCCTACATCGTCAAGGACGGCGCCGAGGACTTCACCGAACCGGTCGGCACCGGCCCGTTCCGCTTCGTCTCCTTCACCCCCGGCAGCTCGATGGTCGCCGCCCGCCACGACGCCTACTGGGACGGCGCCCCCTACCTCGACGAGATCGAGTTCCTGGTCGCCAACGAGGAGACCGCCCGGATCAACGCCCTGCTCGGCGGCCAGGTCGAGTACGCCCACGAGCTCACCCCCACGACCGCCCGCACCCACGAGGGCGGCGGGCAGGTCACCGTGGTGCGGCTGCCGCGCAGCGCCATGCAGGCGTTCGTGATGAAGACCGACCGCGCCCCCTTCGACGACCCCCGCGTCCGCGAGGCGTTCTTCCTCATCGCCGACCGCCAGCAGCTGGTGGACAGCGCCCTCGCCGGCGCCGGGGAGATCGGCAACGACCTGTTCGGCAAGGGCTACCAGTACTACGCCGACTCCATCCCGCAGCGCACCCGCGACCTCGACCGCGCCCGCGCCCTGCTGCGCGAGGCCGGGGCGGAGAACCTGACGGTGCGGCTGGACACCTCCGAGGTGGCCGCCGGGTTCGTCGAGGCCGCCACCGTCTTCGCCGAGCAGGCCGCCGAGGCCGGCGTCACCGTCGAGGTGGTCATGGGCAACAAGGACACCTACTGGTCCGACATCCTCGACTCCGGCCAGCTGTGCTGCTACCGCTCCGGCTCCATGCCCATCGAGTCGCACATCTCGCAGCGGCTGCTCACCGACTCCACCACCAACGCCAGCAAGTGGCAGCGGGAGGACTTCGACGCCCTCTACGAGCAGGCCCAGGCCACCCTGGACGAGGCCGCCCGCACCGACCTGTACGCGCGGATGCAGCGCACCCTGCACGCCGAGGGTGGCTTCCTGGTGTGGGGCTTCGCCGACTGGATCATCGCCACCGCCAACAACGTCGGCGGCGTGGACCGCGAGGCGCCGGCCAACTCCCTGGGCTGGGCGCGCTTCGACAAGGTCTGGCTCGCGTGA
- a CDS encoding TetR/AcrR family transcriptional regulator, which produces MAERLRQTEPAGPAGLRERKKQRTRRALFEAAMRLFAEKGYEQTTVAEIAAAADVSTKTLFNYFPGKEDLVFAYNRVRLDLLLEVVANPEADEAPVDLLARMMRTLLTAVADEETGADLALSRLRLHLLKTVPELQARALMLTLDIQRQLATELCKSYPDRVDPTSAAAAVGTLIGAAQASGLAALEQGASTGEMKAAAWRGVEVALAGVRHADLGVAPATPSD; this is translated from the coding sequence ATGGCGGAGCGACTGAGACAGACGGAGCCGGCCGGGCCGGCCGGCCTGCGGGAGAGGAAGAAGCAGCGCACCCGACGGGCGCTGTTCGAGGCGGCGATGCGCCTGTTCGCGGAGAAGGGCTACGAGCAGACCACGGTCGCGGAGATCGCCGCGGCGGCGGACGTCTCCACCAAGACCCTGTTCAACTACTTCCCCGGCAAGGAGGACCTGGTCTTCGCCTACAACCGGGTGCGCCTCGACCTCCTGCTGGAGGTGGTCGCGAACCCGGAGGCGGACGAGGCCCCGGTCGACCTGCTGGCCCGGATGATGCGCACGCTCCTGACCGCGGTCGCGGACGAGGAGACCGGCGCGGACCTCGCGCTCAGCCGGCTCCGCCTGCACCTGCTGAAGACCGTGCCGGAACTCCAGGCCCGCGCCCTGATGCTGACCCTGGACATCCAGCGGCAGCTGGCCACCGAGCTGTGCAAGAGCTACCCGGACCGGGTCGATCCGACGAGCGCCGCCGCCGCCGTCGGCACCCTGATCGGGGCCGCCCAGGCCAGCGGCCTGGCCGCGCTGGAGCAGGGCGCGTCGACCGGGGAGATGAAGGCCGCGGCGTGGCGGGGGGTGGAGGTCGCCCTGGCGGGTGTGCGCCACGCCGACCTCGGGGTCGCCCCCGCCACGCCCTCTGATTGA